One region of Bacillus zhangzhouensis genomic DNA includes:
- a CDS encoding sigma-70 family RNA polymerase sigma factor, with amino-acid sequence MQDLLIEYKRALKNARKQYEPFKEKEEHQLSVQDKHDKKMIASMVSDLEYVVEWLQIGREPGARRGLDRRSVYQRTILANPEVLEALSHEYPLIQEKEREITERDKKRIDEALSVLTDREKDVFFMHTTQGLSFSEIAVMLDVKKGTVQKHMERARTKMSKKVQERLFRAAE; translated from the coding sequence ATGCAAGATTTACTCATTGAATATAAAAGAGCATTAAAGAATGCTAGAAAACAATATGAACCATTTAAAGAAAAAGAAGAACATCAGCTGTCCGTTCAAGACAAGCATGATAAAAAAATGATCGCAAGCATGGTGAGCGATCTAGAATACGTAGTAGAATGGCTTCAAATCGGAAGAGAGCCAGGTGCACGCAGAGGATTAGACAGACGTTCAGTCTATCAGCGTACCATCCTCGCAAATCCAGAAGTGTTAGAGGCTTTATCACATGAATATCCCCTGATTCAAGAGAAAGAAAGAGAAATCACTGAGAGAGACAAAAAACGAATTGATGAAGCTTTGTCTGTTTTAACAGATCGAGAAAAGGACGTATTCTTTATGCACACAACACAAGGGCTATCATTTAGCGAAATTGCGGTCATGCTGGATGTCAAAAAAGGAACTGTCCAAAAACATATGGAAAGAGCGCGGACGAAGATGTCCAAAAAAGTACAAGAGCGCCTATTCAGAGCTGCTGAATAG
- a CDS encoding DUF3199 family protein, which translates to MIISAEELQAYSVFDRVKNRSVERLTADIIEAEAAVCQIVGHDFSSEKYQPLPEKARIALLKMAQYFAMLNDDESMMKGFTSEKMGDYSYAKAADQVKGRPYVYALLIDYIEPTLTGGSAKLKVRSL; encoded by the coding sequence ATGATCATTTCTGCTGAAGAACTGCAAGCCTATTCTGTATTTGATCGTGTGAAAAATCGATCTGTAGAAAGACTGACAGCAGATATTATCGAAGCAGAAGCTGCGGTATGTCAGATCGTAGGTCACGATTTCTCAAGCGAAAAATATCAGCCCCTCCCTGAAAAAGCAAGAATCGCATTATTAAAAATGGCCCAATATTTTGCCATGCTGAATGATGACGAATCTATGATGAAAGGCTTTACGTCAGAAAAAATGGGCGATTATTCATATGCGAAGGCAGCTGATCAAGTGAAAGGCAGACCCTATGTATATGCCCTCCTGATAGATTACATTGAACCAACGTTGACTGGCGGCAGTGCCAAACTAAAGGTGAGGTCATTATGA
- a CDS encoding phage tail tube protein, protein MAFKAQNTISGKEGRLFLEGEELAFIKTFEANVEKNKSEVNVMGRRMTGHKTTGANGTGTATFYKVTSRFVQLMLNYVKKGEDPYFTLQAVIDDKSSGRGTERVTLFDVNFDSAKIAGLDVDSEALEEEVPFTFEDFDLPEKLKNTF, encoded by the coding sequence ATGGCTTTTAAAGCACAAAATACAATTTCAGGTAAAGAAGGTCGTCTTTTCTTAGAAGGTGAGGAGCTTGCGTTTATCAAAACCTTCGAAGCAAACGTGGAGAAAAACAAATCAGAAGTGAACGTCATGGGCCGCCGAATGACCGGCCATAAAACAACGGGGGCAAATGGAACAGGAACAGCAACATTCTATAAAGTTACATCCCGTTTCGTTCAATTGATGCTCAATTATGTGAAAAAAGGGGAAGATCCATATTTCACTCTTCAAGCTGTCATTGACGATAAATCATCAGGCCGTGGCACTGAGCGTGTGACATTATTTGATGTGAACTTTGATTCTGCTAAAATCGCAGGATTAGATGTTGATTCAGAGGCGCTTGAAGAAGAAGTTCCTTTCACGTTTGAAGATTTTGATCTTCCTGAGAAGTTAAAGAATACTTTCTAA
- a CDS encoding phage portal protein yields the protein MNQEVGAIMHYIYTHFPVTMYDRLLPERFQVPSVYVPPVTVISGPDTVSTFMKSYSLQVKIFHIDTEKAYDAAETIVDALLADRQTFQMMSEDGEVLDDYVRIKRVETRVIDQGVAAIVLTWDSSYWYNRDKQASLEDINFSDGVIKREQN from the coding sequence ATGAATCAAGAAGTCGGGGCAATCATGCATTATATCTACACTCACTTTCCAGTGACAATGTATGATCGTCTTTTGCCGGAACGCTTTCAAGTGCCATCTGTTTATGTGCCGCCTGTGACAGTTATCAGTGGTCCAGATACAGTCTCTACCTTTATGAAATCTTATTCGCTTCAAGTGAAAATCTTTCATATTGATACAGAAAAAGCATATGATGCGGCAGAAACAATCGTTGATGCATTGCTTGCTGATCGTCAAACATTTCAGATGATGAGTGAAGACGGAGAGGTGCTTGATGATTATGTCCGCATCAAAAGAGTGGAAACAAGAGTGATAGATCAAGGTGTAGCAGCGATTGTCCTCACGTGGGATAGCAGCTATTGGTATAACCGCGACAAACAGGCAAGCCTTGAAGATATTAACTTTTCAGATGGGGTGATCAAACGTGAGCAAAACTAA
- a CDS encoding phage portal protein encodes MKQLKATIMKATMSDHTKQMYADEFSYEKDDIVPPPYNINELKGMAEYSTILQQCIDAYKTNILGFGFGVEYAFDFNAEGMKPAKKKAAEKEWTRLEEFTKYMNYDESADVVLGYVIEDREKTGNGFLEVLRDGQGKPAGIEYLDALHIRICKLSEPVDVEFRYTENGELKTMNRKKRFRKYVQVINEKKVFFKEYGDPRILHCETGKYDDTTPEPLRATEVIHFKIGSGTYGIPRWIGNIVNMYGARKAEELNYLYFKQGRHVPGAIIVENGMLSESSYQQLQDYMDDIEGSDHAHKFLLLEVEGLPTEKGFSGEEDVSNVKVNFKSLAEILQEDALFLEYDEKTRNKIRSAFRLPPIYTGESQDYNKATADTARKTTEEQVFQPERHLITGKLNTLFLPDLDIWHVRFLLNGPDFRDPLEMAKVLTPFIQAGAVSPNDLRDLAGRILGKTLEEWPEHLYHRPLESRMTSAEQLSQREPDQLKE; translated from the coding sequence ATGAAACAATTGAAAGCAACGATTATGAAGGCAACCATGTCTGATCATACAAAACAAATGTATGCAGATGAATTTTCCTACGAAAAGGATGACATTGTTCCCCCGCCTTACAATATCAATGAATTAAAAGGTATGGCAGAATATTCAACCATTCTTCAGCAATGTATTGATGCGTATAAGACCAATATTTTAGGTTTTGGTTTTGGTGTAGAATATGCCTTTGACTTTAATGCAGAAGGTATGAAACCAGCAAAAAAGAAGGCTGCAGAGAAGGAATGGACAAGACTTGAAGAGTTTACGAAATACATGAACTATGATGAATCTGCTGATGTAGTGCTTGGTTATGTCATCGAAGACCGAGAGAAAACGGGCAATGGTTTTTTAGAGGTGCTCCGAGATGGCCAGGGTAAGCCGGCAGGAATCGAGTATTTAGATGCGCTCCATATCCGTATTTGCAAGCTTAGTGAGCCAGTCGACGTCGAATTCCGGTACACAGAAAACGGCGAATTGAAAACAATGAACCGAAAGAAACGATTCCGTAAATATGTGCAGGTGATCAATGAAAAGAAAGTCTTCTTCAAGGAGTATGGTGATCCGCGCATTTTACATTGTGAAACAGGCAAATATGATGACACCACCCCAGAGCCGCTGCGCGCAACAGAAGTGATTCATTTTAAAATTGGCAGTGGAACGTATGGGATTCCCCGCTGGATTGGCAACATCGTCAATATGTATGGGGCACGCAAGGCAGAAGAGCTGAACTACCTTTATTTTAAACAGGGACGGCATGTACCTGGTGCCATCATTGTCGAAAATGGCATGCTGTCTGAGTCTTCCTATCAGCAGCTTCAGGATTATATGGACGACATTGAAGGCTCTGATCATGCACATAAGTTTCTATTGCTTGAAGTTGAAGGGCTTCCGACGGAAAAAGGGTTTTCTGGAGAAGAAGATGTCTCAAATGTCAAAGTGAACTTTAAATCCCTAGCAGAGATCTTGCAAGAAGATGCACTCTTTTTAGAATACGATGAAAAAACAAGAAACAAAATCCGCTCTGCTTTTCGCTTGCCGCCAATTTACACAGGTGAGTCCCAAGACTATAACAAAGCGACAGCTGATACGGCGCGGAAAACAACAGAAGAACAGGTATTTCAGCCGGAACGGCATCTCATTACAGGGAAACTCAATACCCTTTTTTTGCCGGATCTTGATATTTGGCATGTTCGTTTCCTATTAAATGGTCCTGACTTTAGAGACCCATTAGAGATGGCCAAGGTTCTGACACCGTTTATTCAGGCTGGGGCAGTGTCACCAAACGATTTGCGAGATCTGGCGGGACGTATCCTTGGGAAAACGTTAGAGGAATGGCCGGAGCATCTCTATCACAGACCTTTAGAAAGCCGTATGACATCAGCTGAACAACTGTCTCAACGAGAGCCAGATCAGTTGAAGGAATAA
- a CDS encoding phage portal protein, whose amino-acid sequence MSEKQTFDLSFFMPGQTVEAEEVKVPISKRFVDKKGNVIPFIFKAITTERIDELEKENTTFKNVKGRGRVKDLDSQRFYARIAIESTMYPDFRSKELREAYSTQDPVEVAKRVLSVGGEYANWLNKAIEINGFEDEIEDLEEAAKN is encoded by the coding sequence ATGAGTGAAAAACAAACATTTGATCTTTCATTTTTTATGCCAGGACAAACAGTAGAAGCGGAAGAAGTCAAAGTACCGATTTCTAAGCGTTTTGTTGATAAAAAAGGGAATGTCATTCCTTTTATCTTTAAAGCCATTACAACGGAACGTATTGATGAACTGGAAAAAGAAAATACAACCTTCAAAAATGTCAAAGGCAGAGGACGTGTGAAAGACTTAGACAGCCAGCGCTTCTACGCACGTATTGCGATTGAATCAACGATGTACCCAGATTTTCGTTCAAAGGAATTAAGAGAAGCCTACAGCACACAAGATCCAGTTGAAGTAGCAAAACGTGTTCTGTCAGTCGGCGGTGAATATGCGAACTGGTTAAACAAAGCGATCGAAATCAATGGGTTCGAGGATGAAATTGAAGATTTAGAAGAAGCAGCAAAAAACTAA
- the terS gene encoding phage terminase small subunit, translating to MKDKRIQAKQDYMKGMTYQQIADHYNVSIHTVKSWKRRYGWQRQKTSSKQAHSIFNQFLSDETIDIMEKMDGRTSLDLIWDQIQIQYAAIIRAQRIMYVADQEDMIKELKKAAYMPSSLNETGEGIQPELHISSEEYSFQFSWDRHATFLNAQSRAMGELRRLIKQFEELAHAMDERRLRLKQIELTIEKTKKAVREEKEEDIQIMIKRKEGDS from the coding sequence ATGAAAGATAAACGGATACAGGCCAAGCAGGATTATATGAAGGGGATGACGTACCAGCAAATTGCTGATCATTACAATGTCTCAATCCATACCGTCAAATCGTGGAAAAGGCGATACGGATGGCAAAGACAAAAAACTTCGTCAAAGCAAGCACACTCAATTTTCAATCAATTTCTTTCAGATGAAACGATAGACATCATGGAGAAAATGGATGGACGCACATCGCTTGATTTAATCTGGGACCAAATTCAAATTCAATATGCAGCCATTATTCGGGCGCAGCGAATCATGTATGTAGCAGATCAAGAGGACATGATCAAAGAGCTGAAAAAGGCGGCATACATGCCTTCTTCATTAAATGAAACAGGAGAAGGCATTCAGCCAGAACTACACATCAGCTCAGAAGAATATTCGTTTCAATTTTCATGGGATCGGCATGCGACGTTTTTAAATGCACAATCCCGTGCAATGGGTGAACTCAGGCGTCTAATTAAACAGTTTGAAGAGCTCGCTCATGCGATGGATGAACGAAGATTAAGGCTGAAGCAAATTGAACTGACGATTGAAAAAACAAAAAAGGCAGTTCGTGAAGAAAAAGAGGAAGATATTCAAATCATGATCAAGCGAAAAGAGGGCGATTCATGA
- a CDS encoding phage major capsid protein, giving the protein MKNQELIRKAEMTLASLKTGGLMNATQSNTFIRMMQNTPTVLNDARIIPMESDSQKIEKIGFGQRILRPAEEGKALDAKDRVVPATSTVHLNAKEVIAEIHMTYDSIENNMEKDGMQQTIMQMLAERAAVDIEELIVNGDTTSADPFLAQMDGVRKQAVSHIVDANGAEISRQMFKQAYKAMPSKYLRVPQDFRFYTSPSLEVEWKDQVANRQTGLGDAVIQGGLSSAFGVPVKGLANMQPYDEAGTDVSDILLTHPKNIIIGFSRNIRIEVEKDIRRRKFIIVLTAKLDSKFEEEDAVAKVMKVKE; this is encoded by the coding sequence GTGAAAAATCAAGAGTTGATTCGCAAGGCCGAAATGACACTTGCCAGCTTAAAAACCGGCGGTCTCATGAACGCAACCCAATCCAACACATTCATTAGAATGATGCAAAATACACCAACCGTTTTAAATGATGCACGTATCATTCCAATGGAAAGTGATTCACAAAAAATTGAAAAAATCGGCTTTGGTCAGCGTATTTTGCGCCCAGCAGAAGAAGGCAAAGCGCTTGATGCGAAAGACCGTGTTGTCCCAGCGACAAGCACTGTCCATCTAAATGCGAAAGAGGTCATAGCAGAGATTCATATGACCTACGACAGCATTGAAAACAATATGGAGAAAGACGGAATGCAGCAGACGATTATGCAAATGCTTGCTGAACGAGCAGCAGTTGACATTGAAGAGCTCATCGTCAATGGCGATACGACTTCAGCAGATCCATTTTTAGCTCAAATGGATGGTGTGAGAAAACAAGCGGTATCTCATATCGTAGATGCAAATGGAGCAGAAATTAGCCGCCAAATGTTTAAGCAAGCCTATAAAGCGATGCCGTCAAAATATTTACGTGTGCCTCAGGATTTCCGTTTCTACACATCCCCAAGCTTAGAAGTTGAGTGGAAGGATCAAGTAGCAAACCGTCAGACAGGACTTGGAGATGCGGTCATTCAAGGCGGACTTTCTTCTGCATTCGGTGTGCCGGTCAAAGGTCTTGCCAATATGCAGCCATATGACGAAGCGGGAACAGATGTATCAGATATTTTGCTGACACACCCTAAAAATATTATCATAGGTTTCTCTCGTAATATTCGAATTGAAGTAGAAAAAGATATTCGCCGCCGTAAATTTATTATTGTCCTAACAGCGAAGCTAGACAGCAAATTTGAGGAAGAGGATGCTGTAGCAAAAGTGATGAAAGTGAAAGAGTAG
- a CDS encoding XtrA/YqaO family protein, with amino-acid sequence MNEPKQLFIQENQTFAGEMEKGKIQVIVLDGNIGTAYKMDVPEHGKTIIQTAKGHFARVDHEIGFKIT; translated from the coding sequence ATGAACGAGCCAAAACAACTATTCATTCAAGAAAACCAAACATTTGCCGGTGAGATGGAAAAAGGAAAAATTCAAGTCATCGTGTTAGATGGGAATATAGGAACGGCTTATAAAATGGATGTACCTGAACATGGAAAAACCATTATTCAAACGGCAAAAGGTCACTTTGCAAGAGTAGATCACGAAATTGGTTTTAAAATCACCTAA
- a CDS encoding HK97 gp10 family phage protein: MRIDGLDRLILQLQTACDGGLKAEYQDWLEGMGLQFLDIIQDELIKENAVDTGRLLSSFTQGDKENYFLMSKGGLTLEVGTQLEYASYVNDGYATSSSGERRWVPGRWTGSRFEYDPNASTGMMLASQWIDGNGYWDQAVMLYEQMFEQSLDRKLKSWFDRHFGR; encoded by the coding sequence ATGAGAATTGATGGACTTGACCGGCTGATTTTACAGCTGCAGACAGCTTGTGACGGCGGCTTAAAGGCAGAATATCAAGATTGGCTGGAGGGCATGGGCCTGCAGTTTCTAGACATCATTCAGGATGAATTAATCAAGGAGAATGCTGTCGATACAGGCCGGCTTCTAAGCTCTTTTACGCAAGGCGACAAGGAGAATTATTTTCTCATGTCAAAAGGCGGTCTCACACTTGAAGTGGGAACGCAGCTTGAATATGCCTCCTATGTTAATGACGGATATGCCACTTCTTCAAGTGGAGAGCGAAGATGGGTGCCCGGCAGATGGACTGGCAGCCGCTTTGAATATGATCCGAATGCAAGTACAGGAATGATGCTTGCCTCTCAATGGATTGATGGCAATGGCTACTGGGATCAAGCTGTCATGCTCTATGAGCAAATGTTTGAACAGTCACTGGATCGAAAGCTGAAAAGCTGGTTCGATCGACATTTTGGGAGGTGA
- a CDS encoding XkdF-like putative serine protease domain-containing protein, producing the protein MPRELKNAKITHVSYVDKAANKKKFFLMKAKKSQPDFQKEVSVLTKAEDAHRLVYGVVYEPNTPDAHQDFMSAKEIERAAHGFMKDARHIDKQHDFQHGVGEVVESYIAPDDFEVGGELIRKGSWVLVTKASQEIWNQIQKGHITGYSMAGTADIVAIEEQDQLLSQSTNERGLFSLLKNFFLKEEGANMSQQFWSVLDHLLETLQSSNGDEAGVRAALEQLLPIVQDILKTEDVLQTIGERPVSVQKQDAALTTEQVRELEKAKMAIENVLQQETDQTGEEPVQKVLEQVVAPIRHQLSSLEKSASREKAALEQVLQQQLLPISERIHMLEKARGMSKQTIHDTQHDSTTPIWDGLL; encoded by the coding sequence ATGCCGAGAGAATTAAAAAACGCAAAAATTACGCATGTTTCCTACGTGGACAAAGCAGCAAACAAAAAGAAATTCTTTTTGATGAAGGCAAAGAAAAGCCAGCCTGACTTTCAAAAGGAGGTCAGTGTACTGACAAAGGCAGAAGATGCTCATCGCCTTGTGTATGGTGTCGTGTATGAACCGAATACACCAGATGCACACCAAGACTTTATGTCTGCCAAAGAAATTGAAAGAGCGGCACATGGTTTTATGAAGGATGCCCGTCACATTGACAAACAGCATGATTTTCAACATGGTGTTGGCGAAGTGGTTGAATCATACATTGCACCAGATGATTTTGAAGTAGGGGGTGAGCTGATTCGAAAAGGATCTTGGGTGCTTGTGACAAAGGCTTCTCAAGAGATTTGGAATCAAATTCAGAAAGGCCACATTACAGGATATTCAATGGCAGGAACGGCGGACATCGTAGCAATAGAAGAACAAGATCAGCTCCTATCTCAAAGCACAAATGAGAGAGGGCTTTTTTCTTTGCTGAAAAATTTTTTTTTGAAAGAGGAAGGTGCAAACATGTCACAACAATTTTGGAGCGTTTTAGACCATCTGCTGGAAACCTTACAGTCAAGTAATGGTGATGAGGCGGGTGTAAGAGCAGCGCTTGAGCAATTGCTGCCAATTGTGCAGGACATTTTGAAGACAGAAGATGTGCTTCAAACGATTGGCGAGAGACCAGTCTCCGTACAAAAACAAGACGCCGCTTTGACAACGGAGCAAGTACGAGAGCTTGAAAAAGCAAAAATGGCCATTGAAAACGTCTTACAGCAGGAAACAGATCAAACTGGGGAAGAACCTGTCCAAAAGGTGCTTGAGCAAGTAGTTGCACCGATTCGTCATCAGCTTTCTTCCTTAGAGAAATCAGCCAGCAGAGAAAAAGCAGCGCTTGAGCAAGTGCTTCAGCAGCAGCTTTTGCCTATTTCAGAGCGGATTCACATGCTTGAAAAAGCGCGCGGTATGTCCAAACAAACCATCCACGATACACAACACGACAGTACAACGCCCATATGGGATGGCTTACTATAA
- a CDS encoding YqbH/XkdH family protein, with protein MSYQSLLTDRCDLFHLEHKESVRGKFGIPADDLQMTCSYPDAPSLTDLACYVIEKNQSLVQEEPNTVIYQSYLVHFSLASDIRLHDKMMWNGVSLKLQQPKKVKNHHIEVMAVRKENL; from the coding sequence ATGAGCTATCAATCTCTATTAACAGATCGCTGTGATCTTTTTCACCTTGAACATAAGGAATCTGTCCGCGGGAAATTTGGCATTCCAGCTGATGATTTACAAATGACATGTTCCTATCCCGATGCGCCCAGCCTGACTGATCTAGCTTGTTATGTCATAGAAAAGAACCAGTCACTTGTGCAAGAAGAGCCGAATACAGTCATTTATCAATCCTATCTTGTCCATTTTTCTTTAGCAAGTGATATTCGCTTGCATGACAAAATGATGTGGAATGGTGTATCACTCAAATTACAGCAGCCTAAAAAAGTGAAAAATCATCACATCGAAGTGATGGCAGTCAGGAAGGAAAATCTATGA
- a CDS encoding PBSX family phage terminase large subunit, with translation MEKEVNPHFEHFLFNWNQKFQFLVGGYGSSKSYHIALKLVLKLLEEKRTALVIREVYDTHRESTFSLLQEIVSDLGIDHVVKCRSSPLALTFRNGSSILFKGLDKPEKLKSINNISIIWIEECSEVSYEGFKELLGRLRHPSLPLYMMLSTNPVGQDNWTYRHFFRDEQLKRFVLDDETLYKKRTVVIKDTYYHHSTAEDNLFLPKSYVKQLDELKEYDPDLYRIARKGYFGIHGTKVFPQFEVRSHSDVLKAIQQIDRPLKRAGMDFGFVESYNALIRLAVDHEKKYLYIYWEYYDRGKTDDETALDLKEFIESKELIKADAAEPKTIHYFRQRGFQMVAAHKFQGSRLQYTKKIKRFKKIICSDACPSTIYELRSLTYKADKDGRIEEDEFQIDPHTLSAIWYALDDYEVTDLKQTASERVRPNRERRSIQ, from the coding sequence ATTGAAAAAGAAGTCAATCCTCACTTTGAACACTTTCTATTCAATTGGAATCAAAAGTTTCAATTTTTAGTAGGGGGCTATGGTTCCTCCAAAAGCTATCACATTGCTTTAAAGCTCGTCTTAAAACTGCTGGAAGAAAAGCGGACAGCACTTGTCATTCGAGAAGTGTATGATACGCACCGAGAATCAACCTTTTCTCTATTACAAGAGATCGTCAGCGATTTAGGTATCGACCATGTGGTGAAGTGCCGAAGTTCGCCGCTTGCACTGACGTTTCGAAATGGCAGCAGCATTTTATTTAAAGGGCTGGACAAGCCTGAAAAATTGAAATCGATCAATAATATCTCGATCATTTGGATTGAGGAATGTTCAGAGGTTTCTTATGAAGGTTTTAAAGAGCTACTTGGAAGGCTGAGACATCCATCCTTACCGCTTTATATGATGTTATCCACCAATCCTGTTGGTCAGGATAATTGGACGTACAGACATTTTTTTCGAGATGAACAGCTGAAGCGTTTTGTTTTAGATGACGAAACCTTATACAAAAAGCGAACCGTTGTCATCAAGGATACGTATTATCATCACTCCACAGCGGAAGATAATCTATTTCTTCCTAAAAGCTACGTGAAGCAGCTGGATGAGCTGAAAGAGTATGACCCAGATCTCTATCGCATTGCGAGGAAGGGATATTTCGGCATTCATGGCACAAAGGTTTTTCCTCAATTTGAGGTGAGAAGCCATTCTGATGTATTAAAAGCCATTCAGCAGATAGACAGACCGCTGAAACGAGCAGGCATGGATTTTGGATTTGTTGAATCATACAATGCACTCATTCGGCTAGCTGTCGATCATGAAAAAAAGTACTTATATATTTATTGGGAATATTACGACCGCGGGAAAACAGATGATGAAACAGCCCTTGACTTGAAAGAGTTCATTGAATCAAAGGAACTGATTAAAGCCGACGCAGCCGAACCTAAAACCATTCACTACTTTCGGCAGCGCGGCTTTCAAATGGTAGCCGCACATAAGTTCCAAGGTTCACGTTTGCAGTATACAAAAAAGATCAAACGGTTTAAGAAAATTATTTGTTCTGATGCTTGTCCATCTACCATCTATGAACTTCGATCACTAACCTATAAGGCAGATAAGGATGGACGTATAGAGGAAGATGAATTTCAAATCGATCCCCACACATTATCAGCCATCTGGTATGCGCTGGATGATTATGAAGTGACAGATTTAAAACAGACTGCCTCGGAGCGTGTCCGTCCAAACAGAGAGAGGAGGTCTATACAATGA
- a CDS encoding phage tail sheath family protein → MNGGTFTPGTEKKRPGIYFNFKTTAEQRITLGDRGTVAIPLVMSWGEPKTFISVSNMEDLNKKVGLNIDDKSLLLFREAKKKAQTVLLYRLNEGEPAKAEIAENFVVTANYGGQKGNEITVQVSENVLDSTKRDVITYLGTDIVDKQVVTDVKDLVKNKHVQFSGKGEAVITAGVALSGGKNGVASVADYTAFLEAAETEYFDVIALPVDHSEQLKATFASFIERLRDKQGRKVQGVVANYAADQEGIINVTSGVVLEDGTELPPAKTTAWVAGASAGANFNQSLTFVEYEGAVDTLERLDNDQVESRLSQGEFLFTFDARDRTVSVEKDINSLTSFTTEKNQQMAKNKIIRVLDAINNDLTFELKNLIKLRKANGNDIPASDDGVQLVKTLITQYLTQLQDGSGITGFNSETDIVISLNEDRDGLIIDLAVQPVDAAEKFYFNVEVK, encoded by the coding sequence ATGAACGGAGGCACTTTTACACCAGGTACAGAGAAAAAGCGTCCTGGCATTTACTTTAATTTTAAAACAACAGCAGAGCAGCGAATTACTTTAGGCGATCGAGGTACGGTGGCAATTCCCCTTGTGATGAGCTGGGGAGAACCAAAAACCTTTATTTCTGTTTCAAATATGGAAGATTTAAATAAAAAGGTTGGTCTCAACATTGATGATAAGTCACTGCTTCTTTTCCGTGAAGCAAAGAAAAAAGCGCAAACGGTCTTGCTTTACCGTCTAAATGAAGGAGAGCCGGCCAAAGCCGAAATTGCTGAAAATTTTGTCGTCACAGCAAATTATGGCGGCCAAAAAGGAAATGAGATCACAGTGCAAGTCTCAGAAAATGTACTTGATAGCACAAAACGCGATGTTATCACTTATCTTGGAACAGATATTGTGGATAAACAGGTCGTCACTGATGTCAAAGACCTTGTGAAAAACAAGCACGTTCAATTTTCTGGTAAAGGTGAAGCCGTCATTACAGCTGGTGTGGCACTAAGCGGCGGGAAAAACGGCGTAGCCAGTGTCGCAGATTATACAGCTTTCCTAGAAGCAGCAGAAACTGAATACTTCGATGTCATTGCTCTTCCAGTCGATCATAGTGAACAATTAAAAGCAACCTTCGCTTCATTTATCGAACGTCTACGTGATAAGCAAGGACGTAAGGTGCAAGGGGTTGTGGCTAATTATGCAGCTGACCAAGAAGGAATCATCAATGTGACAAGCGGTGTTGTACTCGAAGATGGAACAGAACTACCCCCTGCTAAAACAACAGCATGGGTCGCAGGTGCAAGTGCCGGAGCGAACTTTAATCAGTCACTGACCTTTGTTGAATACGAAGGAGCAGTCGATACATTAGAACGCCTTGACAATGATCAAGTAGAATCCCGATTATCACAAGGGGAGTTCCTTTTCACCTTTGATGCGAGAGATCGTACCGTGAGTGTTGAAAAAGATATTAACTCCTTGACAAGTTTCACAACTGAAAAGAACCAGCAAATGGCGAAAAACAAAATCATTCGTGTGCTTGATGCGATCAACAATGATTTAACATTCGAATTAAAAAATCTGATCAAATTACGCAAGGCCAATGGTAATGACATTCCAGCATCAGATGATGGTGTACAGCTTGTGAAAACACTGATTACCCAGTATCTCACACAGCTTCAAGATGGCAGCGGCATTACAGGCTTTAATTCAGAAACAGATATCGTGATCAGTCTCAATGAAGATCGTGATGGATTGATCATCGATTTAGCAGTTCAACCAGTAGATGCAGCAGAAAAATTCTATTTCAATGTGGAGGTGAAGTAA